The following are encoded in a window of Gossypium raimondii isolate GPD5lz chromosome 13, ASM2569854v1, whole genome shotgun sequence genomic DNA:
- the LOC105765125 gene encoding auxin-responsive protein SAUR21-like — protein MAIRVTRIIYAKWILGHSKLFENQAASNSTDVPKGYIAVYVGESQKKRFIVPITFLNRSSFQKLLSIANEEFGFNHPMGGLTITCSEVVFVDLT, from the coding sequence ATGGCTATCCGTGTGACAAGAATTATATATGCTAAGTGGATTCTTGGTCATtctaaactatttgaaaatCAAGCAGCCTCGAACTCAACGGATGTTCCCAAAGGATACATTGCAGTGTATGTTGGTGAGAGCCAAAAGAAAAGATTCATAGTTCCAATCACATTCTTAAATCGGTCTTCATTTCAAAAGTTGCTAAGCATAGCTAATGAAGAATTTGGATTCAATCATCCAATGGGTGGTCTCACAATTACTTGTAGTGAAGTAGTTTTTGTTGATCTCACATAA
- the LOC128036155 gene encoding auxin-induced protein X15-like: protein MGFRLPRIVNAKPSLKRTLSSSETIIIPKSHFPVYVGEVENKRFVVPISFLKHPSFQNLLSHAEKEFGFNHPMGALTIPCSEEAFIDLTCNLQNS from the coding sequence ATGGGTTTCAGGTTGCCAAGAATAGTTAATGCTAAGCCAAGTTTGAAACGAACACTTTCATCATCGGAGACGATAATAATACCCAAAAGCCACTTTCCTGTTTATGTTGGAGAAGTAGAAAATAAGAGATTTGTTGTTCCAATATCATTTCTGAAGCATCCTTCATTCCAGAATTTGTTAAGTCACGCTGAAAAAGAGTTTGGTTTCAATCATCCTATGGGTGCTTTGACAATCCCTTGCAGCGAAGAAGCTTTCATTGACCTCACTTGCAATCTGCAAAACTCATGA